The Paenibacillus sp. FSL H7-0357 nucleotide sequence ATGAGTATGTATGTAAATGGCCAAAAAATCAAACAGGTAGATTTCTTTAGTCTAAAAAGCTGGAACAACTGGGCCGATCGTTATGACAACATTTTCCTTAATGAAGGGGAAAATACCATCATGTATAAATATGACCAGGGCGACACCGGTAATGTAAATCTTGATTATATAACCGTTACCGAAGCAACTACCTGGCATTATGGAGCAGAAAATGCAAAAACTACGGGATCAACAGATGCTAAAGTAGTTTACGCAAAAGATGGCAATATGGGAATCGGTTATGTAACCGGGCTATCAAAAGCTAACTCATCGGTGGAGTATTCTATAAATGTTGAGAATGCAGCGTCCTATGATGTAAAGCTGAGATATGCAAAAGAAACTGCAGGTAAAACCTTAGGTCTGTATTTGAATGGCACATATGTTAAAAATATAACCCTCCCGGCTACTGGAGGACTTACTGTCTGGAGAGAAAAGCTTGAGACCTTAAGCCTGAAAGAGGGAAAAAACACCATCACTTATAAATCTGAAACGGATAACTCAGGCATTATAAATATGGACAGTATCCATCTTAACAAACGTACTCCCTGGAGATATCAGGCAGAGGAAGCAACCAGAGAAGGGAGCTTAAAGATTGCTAAGGATCATTTATGGTATGAAGGCAACGGATTTGTAGCTGGCTTTGAGCAAGAAGGAGATTCAATCAAGTTCGAAGTAAACGTACCAAATACAGCTTCATATACTTCAACCTTGAGATATTCTGGCGCGCAGAAGTCAAATATAACAATGACCATGTATGTTAACGAAGAGAAAATAAAACAAGTTTCATTACCTCCGACAGCGAACTGGGATACCTGGACGGATGCAACAGAGTCAGTAAACTTGAAAGCCGGAAAAAATGTAATTAAATTCATACGTAAAGCAGGTGATACCGGAAAATTTAATATCGACAGTCTCACAATTGATAAATTCAGCGGCGGATATATGAGTTCGAATGCTAAGAAAATAATTCCTGAAAAGATGGTTAAAATCCAACCCAAGCACAGCGGAAAAGCATTGGATGTTGACAAAGTTTCAAGTGATCCGAAAGCGGTGATTAACCAATGGGCAAATGGTGATGGCAATAATCAATTGTGGAGATTCTTGGATCTCGGCACAGGATATTACCAAATACAGTCTGTTCAAAGCGGTCATGTAATCGACATTCTTCCGGGTTCAGCCATACAGCAAATCTGTCAAAATATAAAAGCTTCCGGAGACTCCATACCTGATACTCAACAGTGGAAATTGGAGAAAGACGGTGACTACTATAAAATAATTAACAAAAGTAATAGAAAAGTAATCACTGTAGAAGGAGCATCCAATAATGACGGTGCAACTGTAAGGTTAGCTGATGACCAGGCTAAAGATAATCAACGTATGAGAATTGAAATTCGTAACCTCAGCTACAGTGAATTCAGCGCAGTGACCGAGGTTAGCAAGGTTCCGGCAGATGATGCGGAAATCAATCCCGAAAGTGTAAACTACGATCTCCATGCCCCCGGTGATGCAAGCACTATTATCACATGGAATAAAGCAAGCTCTGTAACGGAAGTGGTATACAACGGAAATCCGGTAATACCGGATGGCTACGTCGTCACAGGAAACACCTTGACCATCAAGAGCGGATATCTGGCTGCACTTGGACTTGCAAACAGTAATAAGGCGAAATTCACAATCTCCTTTGATACAGGGAGTCCGGTCAAGTTCACCGTCAACATTGTTGATAGCTCTCCACCGGTCAGTCATAGCATCACAGTCGAAACCGAAGGTCGCGGCACAGCAAGCGCCAATGTAATTTCTGCGGCAAAGAATACAGAGGTTACGCTAACAGCCACACCTGAGGCGGGCTATATCTTCAAGGAATGGAAGGTTATCCGTCCAATAGGGTTAAACATTGCCGGAAATACCTTTACCATGCCCGATGAGGCGGTGACTGTTAAGGCCATATTTGAGGAAAGCCCTGGGGCAAATTAAAGAAAACACCTTGCAGGGGTTAAGCAACCAGTCACCGGAAGACCACCGGTGACTGGTTATTTTTTCGCTTAAATCCGAACGTGAAAACACCTCCAAGGTTATCCCCTATCTTACGACAGGGTTCCATCCTCTTGAAGGTGTTTTTGTTTTGTCTCACTTCGCAGCACTGCGGATCACGTGTCGCCCCCAAGATGATCCAGCCGGTACACTGTCCACGATTGCAGGGAACGAATCACATAGGCTGCGGCATCATCCGGTTCATCATCCCTTGACCGCTCCCGCGGCAAGTCCGGATACAACTTGCTTCTGCAACACGATATAAACTAGGATACTTGGTATGATAACGACCATCGTAGCAGCAAACATGACTCCATAATCACTGGCAAATTGGCTTTTGAAATAATAGAGCGCAAGCGGCAGTGTACGGCTTTGATTGCCCGTCGTCAGAATTATAGCGAATTGAAATTCATTCCAGCAGAGTAGAAACTGCATCACACCCGCCGTGCCGAAGCCCGGCTTCGATATGGGCAAAATAATTTTGAAGAACGTCTTGATGAAGCTGGCACCGTCCAGATAAGCCGATTCCTCCATTTCCTTGGGAATAGTCAGGAAATAGCTTGATAGAATATAGAGCGAGACCGGCAAACCAAAGCCGGCATAAACGATAATAAGTCCAATCAGCTTGTCGTAAAGCCCCAACGTGTTAACCGTCAAATATAGCGGCTGCAGCATGGCAGCACCCGGAATCAGCAGAGAAAGGGAGAATGCTCCCATCAGCAGCTTCTTGCAGCGGAATTGAAAGCGTGCCAGGACATAGGCTGCCATTCCGAGAAGAAGCAAATTTAATAATGTCCCGAAGATACCAACGATCACACTGTTGATGTAAAACCGGGAAATCGGCGCAATTTTGAAGGCCATGGAGTAATTGGAAAAGCGGAAGCTGCTTGGCCAGCCGAGCGAATTGGTCAAAATCTCGGCATTTGTCTTAAATGAAGCCATCAGCACCCACAGAAACGGACCAAGCGACAACAGTACGAGCAGGAGCACAAAACCATACTTGAGCACAACCAAACCTTTTTTCAACATTCTCACCCCAGTCGCTCCATTCAGTTATGGGAGCTGCCTATTCTGAACAGATTTCGGCAAAGCAGGACAAAAAGCAAGCCAAAGCCGATTAGGAAGACGCCCACCGAATTGGAATAACCAAAGTTATTGTCCATGAGTGCGGTCTTGTAAATATAAATGGGCAGATTCATTGTTTCATTGCCGGGTCCGCCACCTGTCGTCATCATAATAATATCCATCTTCTGCAGCATACTTGTTCCGGCTAAAATCACGCAGGTGCCAATAATATTACGCAGCATAGGAATGATGATATACAGATTGATTTTCAACTCGCTGGCCCCGTCGATACGCGCCGATTCAAACAGGCTTTCCGGAATTGCTGCAATCTCGGCCAGAATCAGAATGGTAACGACAGCCGCATAGGGCAACCAGGTCATTGTGACAGAGAAGAAGGCGGTTGCGTAATCCATGAACCAGTTCTGAGCGTAATCCGCATTACCAAACAAGCGGACAATGCTGTTCACTGCACCGAAATCAGGATTGAGCATGCATAAGAACAGCATACCAACGGCTGCGCCTGAGATGATGTTGGGAAACATGTAAACCGTTCGCGCAAACTTCCAATAGAATTCTTTCATACTGAGAATAATCGCGAATACTGTACCGATGGCAACGTGGATCGTGGACTGAAGCAAAACCCAGACAACCGTATTCAGAAAGCTCTTACGAAAATCAGAATCGTCAGTAAACAGTTGGATATAATTGACGAGACCGATAAAAACCGGTTTTCGTCCGGCCGACCATTCTGTAAAGGATGTACCGAACAGAATGACAAGCGATACGGCATAGACAATAATAAACAGTGCAACAGCCGGCAACAAGAAAAGTGTGATGTACCCTCTATTTTTCCTAACCATCCATATGGTCCTCCCCAATCGGACAATTCGTACTCTCAATTGTCAGCTTGCTGTTTATTTACTTTTGGCTGCAAGATCCGTCAGATCCTTGGTAATCTCCTCTGCCGTCGATCGGCCGAATACCAGCTTCGGATAGAGGTTCTTCCAGGCGTCGGTTATGTTGGGGTAGACTATGGAGTCAAACGATGCATAATGAACCTGCGTCTTTTGGGCTACAGCTATGGCTTCAACAAAAATCGGATATTTCTGCTTCAGCGCATCCGAAGGCTGAATCTCATTGGATACCGGCATCACATTGCCATATTCAAGCGCGATGCTCTGTCCCTCCAACCCCGTCTTGAAACGGATGAATTTCTCGGCGGCGTCGCGGGTTTCCGGTGTTTTGGCTCCGATCATATAGCCAACCTCATATGTCGAGATCATGCTGTTGTTCGGAAATGCTGCGACACCCACCTTTTTGTCGAACCCTTCACTGGATTTGGCCGGGTCGCTAAAGTCACCGATCATCCAGGGACCATTGGCAATTATAGCCGCCTTGTTCTGGCAGAAGGTGTTCGCTGCATTGGCGTATCCGGCACCAAGCGCATCCTTGGTCGTATGCTTCTCCAGTATCGTCTTCATCAAGTTGAGCGCTTGAATCATTTCTGGGGTATTAAAGTTGGTGGGGTGCAGTGTGTTCATGAACGAATTGCCATTATCCCCGTTTGTGCCGACGATGGCAGCGAGAATGAGGTTGGTCGTCCAGGCATTCTCCCCGGTCATCAACGCGAGCGGAACAAAGCCTGCTGCCTTGAGCTTTTCATTGTTGCTCATAAATTCATCCCAC carries:
- a CDS encoding CBM35 domain-containing protein gives rise to the protein MKKKSLIMLSFAIILSLLLSGISNADVTSNYVNPLMGGADPTIARAADGYYYSAFSGDNNITLKRHETILGVSTAKSKIVWKKPGNFGFVWGPYIYRLEGKWYIYFSSGPEKSFGYGHPSSYVLENSSPDPFEGTWELKGESANADSDGQITTKKGLLNTQGYGLACGVVSIKGESYFTYTKYYYFPDPNDPAKTKFDESPTIVKMKNPWTLEGEEGTVAMPQYDWEKHHDSINEGAAVVERNGKIYFAYSASSFMNDNYSVGVSVADATSDVMKAESWKKHPEPIMKRSDENSSYGPGSPLFLKSEDGTEDWIMYHGIPTHGQGGGNRGIRAQRINWNDNDFINPGIPSNPGTILGRPSGEEKSEIYEAEDARLSGVSKVVGKSAFASSSVYEKFNNSSDNDYVEFTVNTNATGTYSLDFRYNNNTADTVNMKLGVNQEASRTISFASNAGFDANFDIKSAYNIKLNAGSNKIRLFGKSTLALDAMIIKRSTLYEAESAELSGNAKVDKNHPGYSGTGFVGGLWISNSAVTFKVNAANAGNYSVKLGYSLGFNDDRTMSMYVNGQKIKQVDFFSLKSWNNWADRYDNIFLNEGENTIMYKYDQGDTGNVNLDYITVTEATTWHYGAENAKTTGSTDAKVVYAKDGNMGIGYVTGLSKANSSVEYSINVENAASYDVKLRYAKETAGKTLGLYLNGTYVKNITLPATGGLTVWREKLETLSLKEGKNTITYKSETDNSGIINMDSIHLNKRTPWRYQAEEATREGSLKIAKDHLWYEGNGFVAGFEQEGDSIKFEVNVPNTASYTSTLRYSGAQKSNITMTMYVNEEKIKQVSLPPTANWDTWTDATESVNLKAGKNVIKFIRKAGDTGKFNIDSLTIDKFSGGYMSSNAKKIIPEKMVKIQPKHSGKALDVDKVSSDPKAVINQWANGDGNNQLWRFLDLGTGYYQIQSVQSGHVIDILPGSAIQQICQNIKASGDSIPDTQQWKLEKDGDYYKIINKSNRKVITVEGASNNDGATVRLADDQAKDNQRMRIEIRNLSYSEFSAVTEVSKVPADDAEINPESVNYDLHAPGDASTIITWNKASSVTEVVYNGNPVIPDGYVVTGNTLTIKSGYLAALGLANSNKAKFTISFDTGSPVKFTVNIVDSSPPVSHSITVETEGRGTASANVISAAKNTEVTLTATPEAGYIFKEWKVIRPIGLNIAGNTFTMPDEAVTVKAIFEESPGAN
- a CDS encoding carbohydrate ABC transporter permease, with amino-acid sequence MLKKGLVVLKYGFVLLLVLLSLGPFLWVLMASFKTNAEILTNSLGWPSSFRFSNYSMAFKIAPISRFYINSVIVGIFGTLLNLLLLGMAAYVLARFQFRCKKLLMGAFSLSLLIPGAAMLQPLYLTVNTLGLYDKLIGLIIVYAGFGLPVSLYILSSYFLTIPKEMEESAYLDGASFIKTFFKIILPISKPGFGTAGVMQFLLCWNEFQFAIILTTGNQSRTLPLALYYFKSQFASDYGVMFAATMVVIIPSILVYIVLQKQVVSGLAAGAVKG
- a CDS encoding carbohydrate ABC transporter permease; this translates as MVRKNRGYITLFLLPAVALFIIVYAVSLVILFGTSFTEWSAGRKPVFIGLVNYIQLFTDDSDFRKSFLNTVVWVLLQSTIHVAIGTVFAIILSMKEFYWKFARTVYMFPNIISGAAVGMLFLCMLNPDFGAVNSIVRLFGNADYAQNWFMDYATAFFSVTMTWLPYAAVVTILILAEIAAIPESLFESARIDGASELKINLYIIIPMLRNIIGTCVILAGTSMLQKMDIIMMTTGGGPGNETMNLPIYIYKTALMDNNFGYSNSVGVFLIGFGLLFVLLCRNLFRIGSSHN
- a CDS encoding ABC transporter substrate-binding protein, coding for MRKPLYKASCTLVSTLILAMSISACGSQNSSENSGEPATAAPSASGQASTAPTVKTPVKISYLTFRVGTHASARLEEEQIKQFNAKYGDEVEVVVEEIPSDSAYEDKLKILAASGDVPDVVMGKNGINDILIKGNLATPFNDYLDKDPEWKAAVGEAALAANTRDGKVWSISDQKQNIGYFYNKEMFEQAGIKPAQTWDEFMSNNEKLKAAGFVPLALMTGENAWTTNLILAAIVGTNGDNGNSFMNTLHPTNFNTPEMIQALNLMKTILEKHTTKDALGAGYANAANTFCQNKAAIIANGPWMIGDFSDPAKSSEGFDKKVGVAAFPNNSMISTYEVGYMIGAKTPETRDAAEKFIRFKTGLEGQSIALEYGNVMPVSNEIQPSDALKQKYPIFVEAIAVAQKTQVHYASFDSIVYPNITDAWKNLYPKLVFGRSTAEEITKDLTDLAAKSK